The following proteins come from a genomic window of Buchnera aphidicola (Protaphis terricola):
- the atpA gene encoding F0F1 ATP synthase subunit alpha: MQLNPTEISQLIKERITEFKVFNQSYNEGTVISINDGILKIYGLSDVMLGEMILLDNNEYAIALNLERDIVGAVVMGPYIHITEGMKVRCTGKILEIPVGKNFLGRVVNALGSPIDGKGAIEYDNFLPVESNAPGVIERILIDQPIQTGYKAIDSMIPIGRGQRELIIGDRQTGKTALAIDTIINQKKFNIPCIYVAIGQKLSTVINVVKKLEEYNALCNTIIVVASASEAASLQYLSAYSGCSMGEFFRDQGKDALIVYDDLSKHAVAYRQISLLLRRPPGREAFPGDIFYLHSRLLERASRVSQEYIKKITKGKVIDKTGSLTALPIIETQSGDVSAFVPTNVISITDGQIFLESSLFNSGIRPAVNAGISVSRVGSSAQTQIIKKLSSGIRTALAQYHELAAFSQFASDLDPTTKKQLIYGQKITELLKQKQYSSLSVAEQGLIFFISENNFLDDIPIEKISQFEKDILTYANHYHIDLMNKINQYGNFNHEIKSELMKLIKKFKNS, encoded by the coding sequence ATGCAGTTAAATCCTACAGAAATTAGTCAATTAATTAAAGAAAGAATTACTGAATTTAAAGTATTCAATCAATCTTATAATGAAGGTACTGTTATATCTATTAATGATGGCATTCTTAAAATTTATGGTCTTTCTGATGTTATGTTAGGGGAAATGATTTTATTAGATAATAATGAATATGCTATTGCTTTAAATCTTGAAAGAGATATAGTTGGTGCTGTTGTTATGGGTCCTTACATTCATATCACTGAGGGTATGAAAGTTCGATGTACAGGAAAAATTTTAGAAATCCCTGTTGGAAAAAATTTTTTAGGTCGAGTTGTCAATGCATTAGGTTCACCTATTGATGGAAAAGGCGCTATAGAATATGATAACTTTTTACCAGTAGAATCAAATGCTCCAGGTGTGATTGAGCGTATATTAATTGATCAGCCAATACAAACTGGTTATAAAGCAATTGATTCTATGATTCCTATTGGACGTGGACAACGTGAGTTAATTATTGGAGATCGTCAAACAGGAAAAACAGCACTTGCAATAGATACTATTATTAATCAAAAAAAATTTAATATTCCATGTATTTATGTTGCTATAGGACAAAAACTTTCTACTGTAATTAATGTTGTAAAGAAATTAGAAGAATATAATGCTTTATGTAATACTATTATTGTTGTTGCATCTGCTTCTGAGGCTGCTTCATTGCAATATTTATCAGCATATTCAGGTTGTTCTATGGGGGAATTTTTTCGAGATCAAGGCAAAGATGCTTTAATTGTTTATGATGATCTTTCTAAGCATGCAGTTGCTTATCGTCAAATTTCTTTATTATTGCGTCGACCTCCTGGAAGAGAAGCTTTTCCTGGAGATATTTTTTATTTGCATTCTCGCTTATTAGAAAGAGCTTCTCGTGTATCTCAAGAGTATATAAAAAAAATTACTAAAGGCAAAGTCATTGATAAAACAGGATCATTAACAGCTTTACCTATTATTGAGACTCAATCTGGTGATGTATCTGCATTTGTTCCAACTAATGTGATTTCTATCACTGATGGTCAAATATTTTTAGAATCTAGTTTATTTAATTCAGGTATTCGACCTGCTGTAAATGCTGGAATCTCTGTTTCTCGTGTTGGTAGTTCTGCTCAAACACAAATTATTAAAAAATTATCTTCAGGAATTCGTACTGCATTAGCTCAATATCATGAACTTGCTGCTTTTTCTCAATTTGCATCAGATTTAGATCCTACAACGAAAAAACAATTAATATATGGTCAAAAAATTACAGAATTACTTAAACAAAAACAATATAGTTCTTTAAGTGTTGCTGAACAAGGTTTAATTTTTTTTATTTCAGAAAATAATTTTCTTGATGATATTCCAATTGAAAAAATATCTCAATTTGAGAAAGATATTTTAACATATGCAAATCATTATCATATAGATTTAATGAATAAAATAAATCAATATGGAAATTTTAATCATGAAATAAAATCAGAACTTATGAAGCTGATAAAAAAATTTAAAAATTCTTAA
- the atpH gene encoding ATP synthase F1 subunit delta produces MLFDTIARPYAQAIFEIAIESNSITKWKKILIFINQITSLKRIQKYLSGSISPNYLSSFFIFVGGHHFNKNVKNLIKLLAQYQRFKIFYYILKQFLKLEMSYNKINVIKLKSAYILKNNQINKIRIILEKIFASKIKFIYKIDKRILDGIIIKIHDQVFDFSIKNNLKQLSLVLNV; encoded by the coding sequence ATGTTATTTGATACTATTGCAAGACCTTATGCTCAAGCTATTTTTGAAATAGCTATCGAAAGTAATTCTATAACAAAATGGAAAAAAATATTAATTTTTATCAATCAAATTACTTCATTAAAAAGAATTCAAAAATATTTATCTGGTTCAATTTCTCCTAATTATTTATCATCGTTTTTTATATTTGTTGGTGGTCATCATTTTAATAAAAATGTAAAAAATTTAATAAAGTTGTTAGCTCAATATCAACGTTTTAAAATATTTTATTATATATTAAAACAATTTTTAAAATTAGAAATGTCTTATAATAAAATAAATGTTATTAAATTAAAATCAGCATATATTTTAAAAAATAATCAGATTAATAAAATACGTATTATTTTAGAAAAAATATTCGCTTCTAAAATTAAATTTATATATAAAATTGATAAGCGTATACTTGATGGTATAATTATAAAAATACATGATCAAGTTTTTGATTTTTCTATAAAAAATAATTTAAAGCAACTATCTTTAGTTTTAAATGTTTAA